One genomic window of Novosphingobium aureum includes the following:
- a CDS encoding FMN-binding negative transcriptional regulator — MSTIPATGTGPAPFEQFTDADLRDLIAQFPLAWVLPCSCDAGLPSLLPMLLRCDEAGRPVSLLGHLARRNPLVEALRAAPHALFLFTGPQGYVSPGLVSNPAWAPTWNYAQVRIEAKVRFSEGRADEALAALVGHMDRDDATGWQPRDVGDRYDAMERAIIAFEADITRIEGRFKLGQDETDQTLGQILEGHRDPALVQWMRRANDERLTGTT, encoded by the coding sequence ATGAGCACGATACCTGCGACCGGCACCGGACCGGCGCCATTCGAGCAATTTACCGACGCGGACCTGCGCGACCTGATCGCCCAGTTCCCCCTGGCCTGGGTCCTGCCATGCAGCTGCGATGCAGGCCTGCCCAGCCTGCTGCCGATGCTGCTGCGCTGCGACGAGGCCGGTAGGCCAGTGTCCCTGCTCGGCCATCTCGCGCGGCGCAACCCGCTGGTCGAAGCGCTGCGCGCCGCGCCCCATGCCCTGTTCCTGTTCACCGGCCCGCAGGGCTACGTCTCTCCAGGACTCGTCTCGAACCCGGCCTGGGCGCCGACCTGGAACTATGCGCAGGTCCGGATCGAGGCGAAGGTACGCTTCAGCGAGGGACGCGCCGACGAGGCGCTCGCCGCACTGGTCGGGCACATGGATCGCGATGATGCCACAGGCTGGCAGCCGCGCGACGTTGGAGACCGATACGATGCGATGGAGCGCGCGATCATCGCCTTCGAGGCCGACATCACCCGCATCGAAGGCCGCTTCAAGCTGGGCCAGGACGAGACCGATCAGACCCTCGGACAGATCCTGGAGGGACACCGCGATCCGGCGCTCGTGCAGTGGATGCGCCGCGCCAACGACGAGAGGCTCACAGGCACGACCTGA
- the infA gene encoding translation initiation factor IF-1, whose product MAKEELLTMEGCIEEILPDGRFAVLLDNDHRIIAYTAGKMRKFRIRSVVGDRVHVELTPYDLTKGRIVFRERTPGQAGGPPRRRGGFKR is encoded by the coding sequence TTGGCCAAAGAAGAACTTTTGACGATGGAAGGCTGCATCGAGGAAATCCTCCCCGATGGGCGCTTCGCTGTACTGCTCGACAATGATCACCGGATCATTGCCTACACCGCCGGCAAGATGCGCAAGTTCCGCATCCGTTCGGTCGTCGGTGACCGCGTTCACGTCGAACTGACGCCTTACGACCTCACCAAGGGTCGCATCGTCTTCCGTGAGCGTACGCCCGGGCAGGCTGGCGGACCTCCGCGTCGGCGCGGCGGCTTCAAGAGGTAA
- a CDS encoding glycosyltransferase family A protein: MALQSSAPLLLEGLPADARLIYVCNGCTDDSAAYLRNLRDARITLIELPKPSKSAALRAGEAACSALPRFYVDADVDVTGRTIAALARELDGDDAIELVSPQLHFDLTHCGPLARRVNALWLKLPHGSASSFQQVIGISAAGRSRWDVMPDITADDSFIAAHVPAQLRRKVTTQSATVRPPASIAALFGVRLRILKGLDELAAIGIARPRAPGQRCALRRALLDPHTTLGALVHIAIGLAAKAAYIAGMGRRGWYRDETSRARLARQSS; encoded by the coding sequence GTGGCCCTGCAGAGCAGCGCCCCGCTTCTGCTCGAGGGCCTTCCTGCCGATGCCCGGCTCATCTATGTCTGCAACGGCTGCACGGACGACAGCGCGGCATACCTTCGCAACCTTCGCGATGCGCGCATCACGTTGATCGAACTGCCGAAACCGTCGAAGAGCGCAGCCTTGCGTGCAGGCGAAGCCGCTTGCTCGGCGCTTCCCCGCTTCTACGTCGATGCCGACGTGGACGTCACTGGAAGGACAATCGCAGCACTTGCCCGCGAGCTTGACGGCGATGACGCGATCGAGCTGGTCTCGCCGCAGCTGCACTTCGACCTCACGCATTGCGGACCGCTCGCCCGACGGGTCAATGCACTGTGGCTCAAACTGCCCCACGGCAGCGCCAGCTCGTTCCAGCAAGTGATCGGGATCAGTGCCGCAGGCCGCTCGCGCTGGGACGTGATGCCCGACATCACCGCCGACGACAGCTTCATTGCCGCACATGTCCCCGCCCAGTTGCGCCGCAAGGTGACAACGCAGAGCGCAACCGTGCGCCCGCCGGCCAGCATCGCCGCGCTGTTCGGGGTCCGCCTGCGCATCCTCAAGGGGCTGGACGAGCTCGCAGCCATAGGCATTGCCCGTCCGCGCGCACCCGGCCAGCGGTGCGCCTTGCGCCGTGCCCTGCTGGACCCGCACACGACTCTGGGCGCGCTTGTCCATATTGCCATCGGGCTTGCCGCCAAGGCAGCCTATATCGCGGGCATGGGCCGCCGCGGCTGGTACCGCGACGAGACCTCGCGCGCGCGGCTGGCAAGGCAGTCGTCATGA
- a CDS encoding sulfotransferase family protein, with protein MTGPIFITGASRSGTELLRAVLNRHPEVHITGESHYFADPRARLADPARPTPREREALLDHFMRVSMHGYGLPISPTQGPGRARLEQAWAREGQGADALFTASCRANAALEGKVRWGEKTPRHLYCIDQILAAFPEAKIIVCQRDPRAAVISYRDWRNNWFDRSQLGASELAAVEQEERRARRSYNLTIASLLWRSAIEAGRAAQARHGTDKVRLHRYEDLVENPQSTVRAITDWLGLPFTNDVLNVNIVNSSYTKIANSRGIDPRVGSRWREKICKNEAAYIELLTSKHMQDSGYEREYGRPSARFLAIEIAKLAPATARIALANHARMGSPLKFISERMRSLVQSA; from the coding sequence ATGACCGGCCCCATATTCATCACCGGGGCCTCGCGTTCGGGGACCGAGCTGCTGCGCGCCGTACTCAATCGACATCCCGAAGTGCACATCACGGGCGAAAGCCATTATTTCGCCGATCCGCGCGCGCGCCTTGCCGATCCGGCCCGACCGACCCCGCGCGAACGCGAGGCGCTGCTCGATCACTTCATGCGCGTCTCGATGCACGGCTACGGGCTGCCGATCTCCCCGACCCAGGGCCCGGGCCGCGCTCGCCTTGAACAGGCCTGGGCCCGGGAAGGACAAGGTGCCGACGCCCTGTTCACCGCCAGTTGCCGCGCCAACGCCGCCTTGGAGGGCAAGGTGCGCTGGGGTGAGAAGACCCCGCGCCACCTCTATTGCATCGACCAGATTCTCGCCGCTTTTCCGGAAGCCAAGATCATCGTGTGCCAACGCGATCCGCGCGCGGCGGTGATCTCGTATCGCGACTGGCGCAACAACTGGTTCGATAGATCCCAACTCGGGGCAAGCGAACTGGCCGCCGTCGAACAGGAGGAAAGGCGCGCCCGCCGCTCCTACAACCTCACCATCGCCAGCCTCTTGTGGCGCTCGGCGATCGAGGCCGGTCGCGCCGCGCAGGCCCGCCACGGCACCGACAAGGTCCGGCTGCACAGATACGAAGACCTGGTCGAAAACCCTCAATCAACCGTGAGGGCAATCACGGACTGGCTCGGCCTGCCCTTTACAAATGATGTCCTGAACGTAAACATCGTTAACAGTTCTTATACCAAGATTGCCAATTCGCGGGGTATCGATCCAAGAGTTGGTTCGCGATGGCGCGAGAAGATCTGCAAAAACGAAGCGGCCTATATCGAACTGCTCACAAGTAAACATATGCAAGATTCAGGTTACGAGCGGGAGTACGGTCGGCCGTCGGCCAGATTTCTGGCCATCGAGATCGCAAAACTCGCTCCCGCTACAGCGAGGATTGCTCTTGCCAACCACGCCCGGATGGGAAGCCCCTTGAAGTTCATTTCGGAAAGAATGCGAAGCCTTGTCCAGTCCGCTTGA
- a CDS encoding B12-binding domain-containing radical SAM protein, which yields MKAAVGIDNVLPLSPIGSKPRNILLVDLNNFASFPTLAVGIITASLRNHGYRVQMISPLAYDVPAAERERAETFVDHLQRRIHLSTFAPLRAARDGLRRARDWYRNRPHPRVLSEVAKALRDKPDAILLSAYLQHHSTVREVGKLARDAGVPLVLGGPAFSQPGTIEAWRTIPGLSLIAGAEADLMLPSLISTLLDKGDLTAFPGVTLPEGPVRPAAPPLRNLDASPVPDFTDFPWDRYPVRIIPMMASRGCQWNKCNFCSDIVSVSGRTYRNRSLDSVLHEMREQAARHATQNFLFLDLKLNSNPALFRGIIENAQRVVRGAQWIGTVHVDLRPDNGLSRADLRAAASAGLRRVSFGLESGSQRMLDLMDKGCSVEANSQFIRHAHEAGISVRSTMFKGYPGETAEDLEMTADFLEAHLPYIDRIRYNEFSILSGTPIYERMVGNDEAYPSLHTLRTDDRNARLWYRNSETGGRAYRKAKSRVLDLVFAINKRKIRSSARVFDGLM from the coding sequence ATGAAAGCCGCAGTTGGCATCGATAACGTGCTCCCGCTCTCCCCGATCGGCAGCAAGCCCCGCAATATCCTGCTGGTCGACCTCAACAACTTTGCCAGTTTCCCGACGCTAGCGGTGGGCATCATCACCGCGTCGCTGCGAAACCACGGCTATCGCGTGCAGATGATCTCGCCGCTCGCCTACGACGTGCCGGCAGCCGAGCGCGAGCGCGCCGAGACTTTCGTCGACCACCTCCAGCGGCGCATCCACCTTTCCACATTCGCGCCCTTGCGCGCGGCCCGCGACGGCCTGCGCCGGGCACGTGACTGGTACCGCAACCGCCCGCACCCGCGCGTCCTTTCCGAAGTTGCCAAGGCACTGCGCGACAAGCCCGATGCAATCCTGCTGTCGGCCTATCTCCAGCACCACAGCACGGTGCGCGAGGTCGGCAAGCTTGCGCGCGATGCCGGCGTGCCGCTGGTCCTTGGCGGCCCCGCCTTCAGCCAGCCGGGCACGATCGAGGCATGGCGCACCATCCCGGGCCTCAGCCTGATCGCCGGAGCCGAAGCCGACCTCATGTTGCCCTCGCTCATCTCGACGCTGCTCGACAAGGGCGACCTGACCGCCTTCCCCGGCGTCACCCTGCCAGAGGGGCCGGTGCGTCCCGCCGCGCCGCCGCTGCGCAATCTCGACGCCTCGCCGGTCCCCGATTTCACGGACTTTCCCTGGGATCGCTACCCGGTACGCATCATCCCGATGATGGCCAGCCGCGGCTGCCAGTGGAACAAGTGCAATTTCTGCTCGGACATCGTCTCGGTCAGCGGCCGCACCTATCGCAACCGCAGCCTCGATTCCGTGCTTCACGAAATGCGCGAGCAGGCCGCGCGCCATGCGACGCAGAACTTCCTGTTCCTCGACCTCAAGCTGAACTCGAACCCGGCGCTGTTTCGCGGCATCATCGAGAATGCCCAGCGCGTGGTGCGCGGCGCGCAGTGGATCGGCACCGTCCACGTCGACCTGCGCCCCGACAACGGCCTCTCGCGCGCGGACCTGCGGGCCGCGGCCAGCGCGGGGCTGCGCCGCGTCAGCTTCGGGCTGGAGAGCGGCAGCCAGCGCATGCTCGACCTCATGGACAAGGGCTGCAGCGTCGAGGCCAATTCGCAGTTCATCCGCCATGCCCACGAGGCCGGCATCAGCGTGCGCTCGACGATGTTCAAGGGCTACCCCGGCGAAACCGCCGAGGACCTCGAGATGACCGCCGACTTCCTCGAGGCCCACCTGCCCTACATCGACCGCATCCGCTACAACGAGTTCTCGATCCTCTCGGGAACCCCGATCTACGAGCGCATGGTCGGCAACGACGAGGCCTATCCGAGCCTGCACACCTTGCGCACCGACGATCGCAACGCGCGGCTGTGGTACCGCAATTCGGAGACCGGTGGACGCGCCTACCGCAAGGCCAAGTCGCGCGTGCTCGACCTCGTCTTCGCGATCAACAAGCGCAAGATCCGCTCCTCGGCGCGCGTGTTCGACGGGCTGATGTAA
- a CDS encoding nitric oxide synthase oxygenase, whose translation MYIDSRSNSDPLRRRLRRLTRQERIEEAVAFVRQYHRENDLDPALSRQREREVSTSLRRTGHYEHTREELAFGARVAWRNHARCIGRLFWKSLEVFDCRDITSPDAIAGQVVEHLRFAGGNGQVRSAISVFAPVVGDAIPAYIENRQAAQYAGHLRQGGGILGDPLNAEFTRIVTSMGWRPPEAPGRFDLLPLLIRDPAGHRHVYDLPADSVREVDIRHPANPGFAELALRWYTVPLVSDMILTIGGIDYPCAPFNGFYMGTEIASRNFVDHNRYDLLDEVGRVLGLDQRDALWKDTALTELNRAVLHSFDAAGATIVDHHTASRQFLDFAQKEQACGRVVSANWSWIVPPQASAACQTFHLPMRDHQDVPNYYRSRALDAQHMQISYSTIQMSRWRWRWRRALRRTRAYLRRRF comes from the coding sequence ATGTACATCGACAGCCGATCGAACTCGGACCCCCTGCGCCGTCGCCTGCGCCGCCTGACCCGTCAGGAGCGGATCGAGGAAGCGGTCGCCTTCGTGCGCCAGTACCACCGCGAGAACGATCTCGATCCCGCCCTGTCCCGCCAGCGCGAGCGCGAGGTCTCGACGTCGCTGCGCCGCACCGGTCACTACGAGCACACCCGCGAGGAACTGGCCTTCGGCGCACGCGTCGCCTGGCGCAACCACGCGCGCTGCATCGGCCGGCTGTTCTGGAAGTCGCTCGAGGTGTTCGACTGCCGCGACATCACCAGCCCCGACGCCATTGCCGGGCAAGTGGTCGAGCACCTTCGCTTCGCAGGCGGCAACGGGCAGGTACGCTCGGCGATCTCGGTCTTCGCCCCTGTCGTCGGCGATGCCATCCCCGCCTACATCGAGAACCGGCAAGCCGCGCAATATGCCGGGCACCTCCGGCAAGGCGGCGGCATCCTGGGAGACCCGCTCAACGCCGAGTTCACCCGCATCGTGACCAGCATGGGCTGGCGCCCGCCCGAAGCGCCGGGGCGTTTCGACCTGCTGCCGCTGCTGATCCGCGACCCCGCCGGGCACCGCCACGTCTACGACCTGCCCGCCGACAGCGTGCGCGAAGTCGACATCCGCCACCCCGCAAACCCGGGCTTCGCTGAACTTGCCCTGCGCTGGTACACCGTCCCCCTCGTCTCGGACATGATCCTCACCATCGGCGGGATCGACTACCCCTGCGCGCCGTTCAACGGATTCTACATGGGCACCGAGATCGCCTCGCGCAATTTCGTCGACCATAACCGCTACGATTTGCTCGACGAGGTCGGCCGCGTGCTGGGGCTCGATCAGCGCGATGCCTTGTGGAAGGATACTGCGCTCACCGAACTCAACCGGGCGGTGCTCCACTCGTTCGACGCAGCGGGCGCGACCATCGTCGATCACCATACCGCCAGCCGCCAGTTCCTCGACTTCGCACAGAAGGAGCAGGCCTGTGGCCGGGTGGTCTCGGCCAACTGGAGCTGGATCGTCCCGCCGCAGGCCTCGGCCGCTTGCCAGACCTTTCACCTGCCGATGCGCGATCACCAGGACGTGCCCAACTACTACCGCTCGCGCGCGCTCGATGCGCAGCACATGCAGATCAGCTATTCGACGATCCAGATGTCGCGCTGGCGCTGGCGCTGGCGCCGCGCTCTGCGCCGCACCCGCGCCTACCTGCGCCGCCGCTTCTGA
- a CDS encoding DUF2938 family protein, which translates to MRQVITDIFAFILVVGIGSTLVLDGWAVLLDKVAGLTPTNWGFVGRWLVGLSRGQAVLDGANTAEPSRAEKGLGWAFHYLVGLGYAALVVMLYGTMIISAPHAGAFIVVGMMISTLAGMTILMPGMGAGFLGAKLPNQGQKIAMMIVGHGVFAAAQFACALALAQLLAP; encoded by the coding sequence GTGAGACAGGTCATTACCGATATCTTCGCCTTCATTCTCGTCGTCGGGATCGGCTCGACGCTGGTCCTCGATGGTTGGGCTGTTCTGCTCGACAAGGTGGCGGGGCTCACGCCGACCAACTGGGGTTTTGTCGGGCGCTGGCTCGTCGGGCTGAGCAGGGGGCAGGCCGTGCTCGATGGCGCTAATACAGCGGAGCCGTCGCGCGCGGAGAAGGGGCTCGGCTGGGCCTTTCACTACCTCGTCGGGCTGGGCTATGCGGCGCTCGTTGTCATGCTCTACGGCACCATGATCATTTCTGCCCCGCATGCCGGTGCCTTCATCGTGGTTGGCATGATGATCAGCACGCTTGCCGGCATGACCATCCTGATGCCGGGCATGGGAGCCGGGTTCCTCGGCGCGAAACTGCCCAATCAGGGGCAGAAGATCGCGATGATGATCGTCGGGCACGGTGTGTTCGCGGCGGCACAGTTCGCCTGCGCGCTGGCCCTTGCCCAGCTGCTTGCTCCCTGA
- the pyrC gene encoding dihydroorotase, producing MTAQITIRRPDDWHLHLRDGEMLEAVLGYTARQFARAIVMPNLTPPVTTVSAAQAYRERIIAALPAGADFTPLMTCYLTDDADPAEIERGFAEGVFTACKIYPANATTNSAHGVTDIRKLTGVLETMQRIGMPLLIHGEVTDREVDIFDREAVFIERTMSALVRDYPALKIVFEHITTEDAVDFVEASGPQVAATITPQHMIINRNAIFAGGIRPHAFCLPVAKREHHRLAVRKAGVSGSPKFFLGTDSAPHMIGRKEAACGCAGIFNAPYALESYLQVFEEEDAIANFEGFASLNGPAFYGLPVNETTVTLERAEVVVPESIVDGDINVVPFHAGETLRWRLIG from the coding sequence ATGACTGCACAGATCACGATCCGCCGCCCCGACGACTGGCACCTGCATCTTCGCGATGGCGAGATGCTCGAGGCGGTGCTTGGCTATACCGCGCGCCAGTTCGCGCGCGCGATCGTCATGCCCAACCTTACCCCGCCGGTTACCACCGTCTCGGCTGCACAGGCCTATCGCGAGCGGATCATTGCCGCCTTGCCCGCGGGGGCTGACTTCACCCCGCTGATGACCTGCTACCTGACCGACGACGCCGATCCCGCCGAGATCGAGCGCGGCTTCGCCGAGGGTGTCTTCACCGCCTGCAAGATCTACCCGGCCAATGCGACCACCAATTCCGCGCATGGCGTGACCGACATCCGCAAGCTGACAGGCGTGCTCGAGACGATGCAGCGCATCGGCATGCCGCTGCTGATCCACGGCGAGGTCACCGATCGCGAAGTCGACATCTTCGACCGCGAGGCCGTCTTCATCGAGCGCACGATGAGCGCTCTGGTACGGGACTACCCGGCGCTCAAGATCGTCTTCGAGCACATCACGACCGAGGATGCCGTCGATTTCGTCGAGGCGAGCGGGCCGCAGGTGGCTGCGACGATCACGCCCCAGCACATGATCATCAACCGCAACGCGATCTTCGCAGGCGGCATTCGTCCGCATGCCTTCTGCCTGCCGGTGGCCAAGCGCGAGCATCATCGCCTCGCGGTGCGCAAGGCGGGTGTATCGGGTTCGCCCAAGTTCTTCCTCGGCACCGACAGCGCGCCGCACATGATTGGGCGCAAGGAAGCCGCCTGCGGGTGCGCTGGCATCTTCAACGCGCCCTATGCGCTCGAGAGCTACCTGCAGGTCTTCGAGGAAGAGGATGCCATCGCCAACTTCGAGGGCTTCGCTTCGCTCAACGGACCTGCCTTCTACGGTCTGCCGGTCAACGAGACGACGGTGACGCTCGAGCGGGCCGAAGTCGTCGTGCCGGAGAGCATCGTCGATGGCGATATCAACGTCGTTCCGTTCCATGCCGGCGAAACGCTGCGCTGGCGTCTGATCGGCTGA
- a CDS encoding copper resistance system multicopper oxidase, with translation MISHAMNRRALLGAVASTGSAAAICTLFPDWARAQTMHHHPSGAAPGSAPDTTSALQGEDIKLSIARTPFSLGKRTAMATTVNGSLPGPLIRLREGQDVRLHITNGLDVDTSIHWHGLLLPFEMDGVPGVTFPGIRPGETFTYRFPVRQSGTYWYHSHSGGQEGTGLMGPLVIDPADGERIAADREMVIVLSDWSFTAPMEILRKLKIAPDYYNFRQQTWFEAPSGKPMALPDKLKWGRMRMSPADIADVTGATYSYLVNGHAPEAPWSGLFHPGERVRLRVINASAMTLFNLRIPGLPLTVIAADGSDVKPVETDEVQIGVAETYDFLVTPGDRAYTLVAESIDRSGMACATLAPRPGMRAPLPPLRKPPLLTMKDMGMGDMGSMNGMGAMDGMDHSMHHGAGEAEAKAEAKSMDHAGSMRMRDPDNAPGVTLTPGVDMIAPMPVDRTGDRGLGLDDVDHRVLVYTDLEAPGPRRDMAPPTREIEVHLTGNMERYMWSFDGQRFSEIVEPIRLSHNERVRFKLVNLTMMTHPIHLHGFLFDLVNGKGDRQPRKHTVNVLPGGFVAFDVTADAPGDWAFHCHLLLHMMSGMFNVVTVRPLEDEPGRDNAAGDVA, from the coding sequence ATGATTTCTCACGCCATGAACCGGCGCGCCTTGCTGGGCGCCGTAGCAAGCACGGGCAGCGCTGCTGCAATCTGCACGCTGTTTCCCGACTGGGCCCGCGCCCAGACCATGCACCACCATCCCTCCGGCGCCGCACCTGGCAGCGCACCCGATACCACCAGCGCGCTGCAAGGCGAAGACATCAAGCTCTCGATCGCCCGCACCCCCTTCTCCCTTGGCAAGCGCACCGCGATGGCGACGACCGTCAACGGCAGCCTTCCCGGACCGCTCATCCGTCTGCGCGAAGGTCAGGATGTCAGGCTCCACATCACCAACGGGCTCGACGTGGACACCTCGATCCACTGGCACGGGCTCCTGCTGCCGTTCGAGATGGACGGCGTGCCCGGGGTCACCTTCCCCGGAATCAGGCCCGGCGAAACCTTCACCTATCGCTTCCCCGTGCGCCAGTCGGGAACCTACTGGTACCACAGCCACTCCGGAGGGCAGGAAGGCACTGGCCTTATGGGCCCCCTGGTCATCGACCCGGCCGATGGCGAGCGGATCGCGGCCGATCGGGAAATGGTCATCGTGCTGTCCGACTGGAGCTTTACCGCACCAATGGAGATCCTGCGCAAGCTCAAGATCGCTCCGGACTACTACAACTTTCGCCAGCAGACCTGGTTCGAAGCCCCTTCAGGCAAGCCCATGGCCCTGCCCGACAAGCTTAAATGGGGCCGCATGCGCATGTCGCCGGCCGACATCGCCGACGTCACCGGGGCGACCTACAGCTATCTCGTCAACGGCCATGCTCCCGAGGCACCGTGGAGCGGCCTGTTCCATCCGGGCGAGCGCGTGAGGCTGCGGGTGATCAATGCCTCGGCGATGACCTTGTTCAACCTGCGCATTCCCGGCCTGCCCCTCACCGTGATCGCTGCCGACGGCAGCGACGTGAAGCCGGTCGAGACCGACGAGGTCCAGATCGGTGTTGCAGAAACTTACGACTTCCTCGTCACGCCCGGAGACCGGGCCTACACGCTCGTCGCGGAATCCATCGACCGTTCGGGCATGGCCTGTGCCACGCTCGCCCCGCGGCCGGGCATGCGAGCACCGCTCCCGCCCCTGCGCAAGCCTCCCCTGCTGACCATGAAGGACATGGGCATGGGCGATATGGGTTCCATGAATGGCATGGGGGCTATGGATGGCATGGACCATTCGATGCACCACGGCGCGGGCGAGGCAGAGGCCAAGGCCGAGGCGAAGTCCATGGACCATGCAGGATCGATGCGAATGCGCGATCCGGACAACGCGCCCGGCGTCACGTTGACGCCAGGCGTCGACATGATCGCCCCGATGCCGGTCGACCGCACCGGGGATCGCGGCCTCGGGCTGGACGATGTCGATCACCGCGTCCTCGTCTATACCGATCTCGAGGCGCCCGGACCGCGCCGGGACATGGCCCCGCCTACCCGCGAAATCGAGGTTCACCTGACCGGCAACATGGAACGCTACATGTGGTCCTTCGACGGGCAGCGCTTCTCCGAGATCGTCGAACCCATCCGCCTGTCCCATAACGAGCGGGTACGCTTCAAGCTCGTCAACCTGACGATGATGACTCACCCGATCCATCTCCACGGGTTCCTCTTCGATCTCGTCAACGGCAAGGGCGATCGCCAGCCGCGCAAGCATACCGTCAATGTACTGCCGGGCGGCTTCGTCGCCTTCGACGTCACCGCCGATGCTCCTGGTGACTGGGCGTTCCACTGCCACCTGCTGCTGCACATGATGTCGGGCATGTTCAATGTCGTGACCGTAAGGCCGCTCGAGGACGAGCCCGGGCGCGATAACGCGGCAGGAGACGTGGCATGA
- a CDS encoding copper resistance protein B, whose amino-acid sequence MRISLACALALSPLTVPALALAQTGHAQMDHASHGHAGHDMTGMAQPAPEDDGQSHAGHGSNDATTMPDDHHGHGGRAGHHTMASDTGSDTSAMAMPDSAPVPHAPPPAAAFSGPAHAADQIYSPEAMGEARHMVTHEMGGMRTTFVQLDRLELQPTKGADGLAFEAGIRTGGDIDRIWIKTEGEGEIGSGINEAEVSALWSHAIGAWFDLQGGVRQRLREGPDRTELAVGVQGLAPYMFELDAAAYLSTHGELTAGVSAEVDQRLTQRLILQPRVEVQLSAQDISELEMGSGLTSLEAGLRLRYEFAREFAPYIGVEWQKKFGATARYARAAGEDPDRIVAVLGIRAWF is encoded by the coding sequence ATGAGGATATCGCTAGCCTGCGCGCTCGCGCTCTCGCCCCTGACGGTCCCGGCCCTCGCCCTTGCCCAGACCGGCCACGCGCAGATGGATCACGCAAGTCACGGCCATGCAGGGCACGACATGACCGGCATGGCGCAGCCCGCACCGGAGGATGACGGGCAGTCGCATGCCGGCCACGGCTCTAACGACGCTACGACCATGCCAGACGACCATCACGGTCATGGAGGCAGGGCCGGCCATCACACCATGGCCAGCGACACCGGATCGGACACGTCCGCCATGGCGATGCCCGACAGCGCCCCGGTTCCCCATGCGCCGCCTCCTGCGGCTGCATTCTCGGGACCGGCCCACGCTGCCGATCAGATCTATTCGCCCGAAGCCATGGGCGAAGCGCGGCACATGGTCACGCACGAGATGGGCGGGATGCGCACCACCTTCGTCCAGCTCGACCGGCTAGAGCTGCAACCAACCAAGGGCGCCGACGGCCTGGCTTTCGAAGCCGGAATTCGCACCGGAGGGGACATCGACCGGATCTGGATCAAGACGGAGGGCGAAGGTGAAATCGGCAGCGGCATCAACGAGGCTGAAGTATCGGCCTTGTGGAGTCACGCGATCGGCGCCTGGTTCGATCTGCAAGGCGGTGTGCGCCAGCGACTTCGCGAAGGCCCCGACCGTACCGAACTGGCCGTCGGCGTTCAGGGGCTCGCGCCGTACATGTTCGAGCTCGATGCCGCCGCCTATCTGTCCACCCACGGCGAACTGACGGCCGGCGTCAGCGCCGAAGTCGACCAGCGCCTCACCCAGCGACTGATCCTTCAGCCGCGCGTGGAGGTTCAGTTGTCGGCACAGGACATTTCCGAGCTGGAAATGGGGAGCGGCCTGACCTCGCTCGAGGCCGGTCTGCGCCTGCGCTACGAGTTCGCCCGCGAATTCGCGCCTTACATCGGGGTGGAATGGCAAAAGAAGTTCGGCGCTACCGCCCGCTACGCGCGGGCCGCTGGCGAAGATCCTGACCGGATCGTCGCCGTCCTCGGCATCCGCGCCTGGTTCTGA